The following nucleotide sequence is from Kiritimatiellia bacterium.
CGTTCGCGCGGCAGCCTCCACGGATACGCCGTTTCGGGCGGCCTTGTCGCGGTCCAGTCGGTAGACCACTTTGGGCTGGTCGGCCTCGACGTAGTCGTCGACATCCACCACGCCGCGCTCTTCCCGCATCCGCTTCTTGACGATTTCCGCAGCGGCGATCAGCTCCGCGTAGCGGTGATGCGGGCGTCCGTAAATTTCGGCCACAATCGTCGCCAGGACCGGCGGACCGGGCGGGACTTCGACAATCTTGACCGACGCGCCCCATTTGGCCGCAATGCGCTCCACATCGGGACGGATGCGCAGAGCGATCGCATGGCTGTTCATCTTGCGCTGCTTTCGATGCGCGAGGTTGATGCGAATGTCGGCGACATGCGGGCCCTGCCGAAGGTAATAGTGGCGGACCAGTCCGTTGAAATCCATCGGGCTGGCGCCTCCGCTAATCGACGTGAAATTTTGCACCTCGGGGACGGTGCGCAGAAACGCCTCAAGATCTCGGACGACTGCGTCGGTCGTCTCCAGCGGCGTCCCCTCCGGCATATCGACGACCAACTGCAGTTCGTTTTTGTTGTCGAACGGCAACATTTTCAGCGGTACGACCCCCAGCGCGAGCGCCACCGAGCCGACAAACAACAGCGCGACCACAGTGAGCATCCGCCTCGCCTTCCTCCGCGATTCGATGAACGGTCGCACGAGCCGGGAGTAAACCCGATACACGGGAGAACGGGTCACATCCCCGGACGTTTCGTCGTGCGAGGCGAAGTCCGCGCCTTTGAGCATCACCTTGGAAACCCACGGCGTGATCATGAGCGAGACGATCATCGAGCTAAGCATCGCCAGCGGCACATTCAGCGCCATTGGCCGCATGTATGGACCCATCATTCCCGTGATGAAAAACATGGGCACAAAGGCGACCATCACGGCCAGTGTCGCGAGAATCAGCGGGGGCATGACCTCGTTCATCGCCGTGAGGATCGCCTCATCGCGGCGCTGCTTGCCGAGCTTGAGGTGGCGATAAATGTTCTCGACCGCGACGATCGGATCGTCGACCAGAAGGCCGAGCGCCAGGATGAGCGCGAACAAGGTAACCCGGTTGATCGTATATCCCGCGAGGTAGTTGACGAGGAGCGTCAATGAATACGTGATCGGAACCGCCAGCGCGACAATCAAGCCCACCCGCCAGTTCATGATCAGCGCAATGAGCACGATCACCGTAATCACCGCTTCGCCGAGGCTCGTGACCAGGCTATTGACCTTTTCATTCGCCGTTTGCCCATAGTCCCGAGTCACGACGGCCTCCACTTCATGCGGGATGATCACGCCGCGCAGCGATTCGATCATCGCTCGGACCTCCCGCGTGACGTGGACCGCATTGCTGCCCTTCTTCTTGGCGACGGCGATCGTCACGGCGGGCTGCGGCTCGGCTGCTGATTGGCCGGCCGAAGCCGCGGGACCGAAGCCGAAACGGGAATAGGTCTTCAATTCGGCCGGGCCGTCGAGCACTTCGGCAACGTCGCGCAGATATACCGGTCGGCCATCGTGCAGCCCCACGAGCAAATCGGCCACCTCGCGCGCGTCTTTGAGGAATGGCCCCGCAGACACCTTCACCGACACGCCCGCCTGGTCGAACGAGCCGCTCTCCAACTGGGCGTTCGACGCTTGAATCGCCGCCGCCACCTCTCCCGGCGACATTCCATACGCGGCCAGGCGGTTCGCATCGAGTTGGACGGTCACCACGCGCTTTTCTCCGCCGTGGATCGTGATCGCGGCGGTGTTCTCGATGTGTTGCAGACGGGCGACAACCTCCTCCGCGATACGATAGAGCTCGAACGTGTCGTACCTGCGGCTGGTCAGCGTAACATTCACCACGGGAACGTCATCGACCTCGACCGGCTTAATAACCCAGCCGGTTATGCCGGGCGTCACCTTGTCGACGTTTTGGAAAACCTTGTTGTAGAGTTTGATCAGGCTTTCCTCACGGTCCTCGCCGACAAAAAATCGAACCGTGATGATCGCCTGCCCGGGCATGGACATCGAGTAGACGTACTCGACTCCATCGATCTGATAGAGCATCCGCTCTAGCCGGGACGCGACCAGCCGCTCCACTTCCTCCGCACTGCCGCCAGGATACTGCACAAAGATGTCCGCTAGCGGCACGACGATTTGCGGCTCCTCCTCCCGCGGCGTCGCCAGCAGGGCGATTGCGCCCGCCGCCAGCGCAACCAACATCAGAAGGATCGAAAGATTCCCGCGAAGAAACGCCTCGATCAGGCGGGCGACACCTGAATGGGACCCATTCATCACCGGGCCTCCGCCAAAATCACATCCCCATCCGCCAGCCCCGCGAGAATCTCCACCCGCCCTCCGACGGACGGTCCTGTCCGGACGAGGCGGTCGACGACACGGTCCCCGCGCACCAGCCCAACCGTCTCGAGCTGGCCAACGCGACGTACCGACGAAGCGGGCGCGAAAATAGCCAGCCGCGGCTCCGTCTCCACCCAAAGTCGGCCAAACGCACCGGGTAGCAGATCCGCTTCCGGCCGTTGCAGGTCAACACGCACGATCTGCGTGCGGCTCCGAGGATCGATTTCCCCGACAATCTCTGCCACGACGCCGGACAAGGAGAGGGGCGGATGCTCAACACTGACGGGAACGGACGCACCGAGCGAAAGAAACCGAATCAATCTGACTGGAGCGGCCGCTTCCAGTCGCATCCGAGTCGGGTCATACAACGCCATTAATTCCTGCCCGGGCGAGGCAAGGTCGCCCACTTCCACGTGCCGCTCGATGACAACGCCTGTCAAGGGCGAGCGAATTTCCGTGTAGGAGAGCATAACGCGGATGCGGTCCACCTGGGCCCTCGCAGAGCGATACGCGCTTTCGGCCGCGGTCAGTTCTTGCTCACTTGCGGTCCGAGCCTCGAACAGGCGTCGGGTCCGGTCATAGTCTGCCTCCGCCTGCCTGAGCTGCGCCTCCGCCGCCGTCAGTTGCTCCCTGATCTCCCGATCATCCAGCACGAGCAGCACCTGCCCCCGTTCGACCCGCTGCCCCGCGGATGCGCGAACTTCCGAGACCTGCGCCTGAATTCTCGCCGCAACCTTGACGCGCTCCGCCGCGCTAACCGTCCCCACGACGTCAATCCGGGAGCGCACCTGCTCCACGCCCACGGTCACGACTGGTACGCCCGCCGGCAGCGGGCGACCTTCCTCGCGATGGACGTAGCCCGGCTGAATCTTGTTACGGCCGCAGCCCACCCAGATGCCCGCTGCGACCAGGATGATCACGACTTGTTTCATGGAACCTCCAAGAGGAAAGATCCGTAGTTGAACCTGGCAGTTAGAGCCTGAACTACAAGCTCAGGTTCCCCGGTAGGCACCGAGATTTCACACCCTGCTACCCAGTGAGGGACATCCTCTGTGCCGCCGCTTGCAATCCGCATCATTCGGCGTACATATCGACTCATGAACGACCCCTGTCGCCCCGTGATTCGCTGGTTGGATGTCGTGTGCGCGATGATTCTGTTGATGGTACTGGTGGGCGGCATCACGCGCTTGACGGAATCCGGCCTCTCGATGGTGACCTGGGAGCCTATTCTTGGCGTGATCCCTCCGCGCTCTGAGGCGGAATGGCAAATGCGCTTCGATCAATATCGCGCTTACCCAGAGTACCAACTGATCAAAAAAGGGATGACGCTGGCCGAATTCAAGGTGATCTTTTTTTGGGAATATTTGCACCGCCTGCTGGGCCGACTGATCGGATTGGTTTACGCACTGCCTCTGATCTGGTTCATCGCCCGCGGCGCTGTCCGAGGGCGGCTGGCGGCGCTGCTGCTTCTGGGACTCGCGCTCGGTGGCCTTCAGGGCTTCGTCGGGTGGTGGATGGTGAAAAGCGGGCTGGATCAGAACCCTTATGTGAGTCCGCTTCGCCTCGCGATCCATTTGGGACTCGCGCTGTTCCTTCTCTCGTTTCTGTGGTGGATCCGTTTGGATCTCGCGAAACCTCGCCCTCGCTTCACAAGGACGGAACGGCGGCCCCTTCAGGGGTTGGCGCGCGGCTTCGCCGCCCTGCTCATCCTCCAGATCTTCTACGGCGCGCTGACCGCGGGACTGAACGCAGGCTACATGTACAACACGTTTCCGCTGATGATGGGCCGCGTCTTCCCGCCCGGGATGTGGTCCATGAATTCGGGCTTTTTGAATCTGTTCGAAAATGCCGTGACTGTCCAATGGATCCACCGCGCTCTTGGATGGCTGGTGTTGGCATTCGCCATCGGCCTGTGGCTTGCGGGTCGTCGACATCTGGCGCCCAACACGCTCGCGCGCCGCGCGGCCACCGCTGTTTTGCTGCTGACCGTGCTGCAGTTTCTGCTAGGCGTCGGGACACTCCTATTGAAAGTTCCCATTTGGCTCGGCGTCTCCCACCAGGTGAATGCCGCCCTGCTGCTCCTGGCGGCCGTCACGCTGATCTACGCGACGCCTGCCAGCCGCCACACAACGGCGTAAGGCTTCTTGAGAGCCGCGCTGCGCCACGTAATCGCCGCTGGAGTTCGCGGCGCCTGTGGCGTATCTTCGCGGCTTTCGGTTTGTTGAAGGAACTGCCGATGATGACATCAGCTCAAATCCGCCAGTCGTTTCTGGATTTCTTCCGGTCAAAAGGACACACGATCGTGCCGTCCTCGAGTCTGATGCCGGACTCCCCCAACCTGCTGTTTACCAACGCTGGCATGAATCAGTTCGTGCCCATATTCCTGGGTCAACAACCCTGCCCTTATCAGCCGCCCCGCGCTGCCGATACGCAAAAGTGCATCCGCGCCGGCGGCAAACACAACGACCTCGAGGACGTCGGCCTCGACACCTACCACCATACGTTCTTTGAAATGCTCGGAAACTGGAGCTTTGGCGACTATTTCAAAAAGGAAGCAATCGAGTGGGCGTGGGAACTTCTGACCGAGGTCTGGAAATTTCCGCCAGCCCGGCTCTATGCCACTGTGTACAGCCCAGACAAGTCCAAAGGCGATCCGGCGGAATTCGACCAGGAGGCGCATGAGCATTGGTCCCGTATTTTTGAAAGCGCAGGACTCGACCCCGCCGTCCACATCGTAACTGGCGGCCGCAAGGACAATTTTTGGATGATGGGCGAAACCGGTCCGTGCGGACCCTGTTCGGAAATCCATGTCGATCTGACCCCCGGCGGGGACACCCGCGGATCGCTCGTGAACAAAGGCTCCGCGGAATGCATCGAGATCTGGAACCTGGTGTTCATCCAGTTCAACGCCGAACCCGACGGCTCGTTTTCGCCCCTGCCGGCTCGACATGTCGACACAGGCATGGGTTTCGAGCGCGTCACGGCCATCCTTCAGTGCACTCGCCAGTTCACGGACTTTTCACGGGTAGTTTCCAACTATGAAACGGACGTCTTCCGTCCCCTTTTCGACGCGCTCGAGCGGCTCAGCGGAAAACGATACGGGTCAACTCTCCCGTCGCCGGGCACTGCCGGCGCGACCGCCCAGGAGAAGATCGACATCGCGTTCCGCGTCATCGCCGATCACATCCGCACGCTCGCGTTCGCGATCGCGGATGGAATTATGCCGGGCAACACGGACCGCCACTACGTGCTCCGCCGTATCCTGCGCCGGGCCGTCCGGTATGGCCGGTCGCTCGGATTCCACGAACCTTTCTTCTTCAAGCTCGCCGAGGTCCTTGCGGATACGATGGGCGACGTGTTTCCGGAGGTCCGCACTCAGAAGGCCCGCATCCAGGAAGTCCTGCGCGTCGAGGAGGAGGCCTTCAATCGCACGCTGGACCGAGGAATCGAGCTCTTCCGCGAACAGGCTGGCTCTCTCGGCCGGGGAGGCGTGCTCGATGGGGCTTTCGCGTTCAAACTCTATGATACGTATGGCTTCCCGCTGGACCTGACCGAGCTGATGGCCCGCGAACAGGGTCTCACCGTCGACCGCGCGGGATTCGACGCAGAAATGGAAAAACAGCGGGCCCGCGCAAGAGCCGCCCAGAAAAAAACCGTCATCGAAGTTTCCGCCGTCGCTGCGGAAGCCGTCACCGAATTTGTCGGCTACGAGCGGCTCGAGGCCGACGCGCGCGTCCTCGATGTGGTCGACGTGAAAGGCCGGACCGCCGTCATTGCGGACCGCTCGCCCTGTTACGCCGAGATGGGCGGCCAGGTTGGCGACACGGGTCGGATCCGTGAGGGCGGCCGGCTCTGGAGGATCGTCGACACGCAAAAGGCCGGTCGCGCCGTGCTCCACCTTCTCGACAGTCCCGATGCACCGGAGCCCGGCTCGCCGGTCACACTTGACGTGGACCGCGAGCGCCGCGCCGCGATCCAGCGGCATCACACCGCCACACACCTTTTCCATTGGGCCCTCCACGAAGTCGTCAGTCGCGATGCCTCCCAGAAGGGTTCCTATGTGGGGCCTGACAAATTGACCTTCGATTTCAACAGTGCGCCACTAACCCCTGGCCAACTGTCAGATCTTGAGCGTCTGGTCAACGAACGAATCGTCGAGAACGCACCAGTCTTTTGGCGGGAGGTACCGTATGCCGATGTCCGGGGGCGGCGCGATATCCTTCAATTCTTTGGAGAAAAATATGGCGAAACGGTCCGGGTCGTGCAGATTGGCGGGGCGCCGGGCAGCTTGGATGGCTTTTCCATGGAGCTGTGCGGAGGAACCCACACACGCGCCACCGGCGAACTCGGGTTGTTCCGAATCGTCTCGGAAAGCGCCATCGCCGCGGGAATCCGACGCGTGGAGGCCGTGGCCGGCCTGGCAGCTTGGCAATCCATCAACGACGATCTTTGCCGACTCAAGCGAAGTGCTGCCCTTTTGAATGTGGGACCCGCCGAACTCGAGCGGCGAATCGAATCGTTGCTTGCCCATCAGAAGGAACTGGAAAAACAGCTAAAAACACTTCAGGCCCGCCAAGCCGCCAGCCGGGCGGAGGCGCTGCTGACTCACGCGCAAACTATCGGCGGCACGCCCGTAATCGTTGCCGACGTCGGCGAAGCCGACGCAGAAACTCTCGGAACCATGGCTGAACACCTCAAAGGGCGATGGGATGGCATTCTCGTCCTCGCCGGCTCGGCGGAGGGAACGGTGTCGATGGTTGCAGCCGTTCCCGCGGCGTTCGGCAAGCGTGCACCTGCCGGGCAGTTGATCCAGGCCATCGCACCGTTGGTCGGCGGCCGAGGCGGCGGCAGGCCGGACTTCGCGCGCGGGGGCGGCAAAAATCCCGAGGGGCTCGGCGCGGCACTTGCCGCCGCTCGGGATTGGCTCTCTGCGCGGCTGGCCGGGTAAAAACAAAGGGCGCGACTCTCGGCCGCGCCCCACGGTGTCCTGAACTTATTCGGACTCCACCGCGATGGTCTTGCGCTTCGACTGCGCTTCGGGAAGCTTCGGCAAGGTCACCGTCAGGACGCCCTTCTTGAAGGTCGCCTTGGCGTGATCCTTGTCGAGGCCCGAGGGAAGCGGAATGCTCCGATGGAACTCGCCGTAGCTGCGCTCGACGAGATGGTAATTCCGCTTCTTCTCCTCGCGCTCGTCCTTGCGCACACCTCGAATCGTCAGGAGATCGTCGTCCAGCGAAACCTGGATGTCCTTTTCATCCAGGCCGGGCAGGTCCGCGACGACCGTTAGCTCCTTTTCCGTCTCGGATACATCCACGCGAGGCGCAAATGTATCCAGACGGGTAAAGGACGACGGCCACGCCAGACCCCAGGACCGTTCGAAGTCTCCGAAGAAGTCTTCGAACAGCTTGTTGACCTGGCGGTGAAGTTCGGCGAAAGGATTCTCCTCACGTCGAGCCACCGCAGTCTCCGACGACTCCCGACGCCAAGGAATGAGGCTCCGTTTCATCTACCTTCACCTCCTTTCGGTATGGATTACTCGGCCCGAACCTCGATGCGGCGCGGTTGCGCGTCGACCGCCTTAGGCAGGACGAGGCGCAGTACACCGTTCTTGATCCGGGCGGAAATCCCATTTCGATCCACGTCTTCCGTCAGCGTGAAGGAACGGCGGTATTCAGCCGAACCGAATTCGCGATAGACCACTTCACGGCCGGCCGGCTCTTCCGCGACGTTCCGTGCGCTCACAGTCAACACGCGGTTTTCCAGCGTGATGTCGATCTGGTCCTGCCTTACGCCCGGCAGGTCCATCACGACGACGATTTCCTTGTCCGTCTCGTAGATGTCCGTGGCCGGCGAGTAGACGGGCAGATCGCGCATCTGTTCCGCACGCTGGACCTGGACTTCGGTAGCCTGCTTCGTCATGGCAATCCCTCCTTACGCCGCCTCAATCGCAATCCGGCGCGGTTTTGTAGTCTCCTTCCTCGGCAACACCACTCGCAGGATCCCGTTCTCATATCGGGCCTGCACCTTGTCCGCCTCAACCTCATACGGCAGGCGGATCGAACGCATGAACTTCCCCATCTCGCGCTCGCGGCGATGGTAACTCTCCGCGGGCACCGACGAGTCGTCCTTGCGCTCGCCTTCAATCGTGACCACGTCCCCGGTCACTGAAACGGTTACATCCTTCGGATCCACCCCTGGAATTTCGGCAGCCAATATGGCTTCCTCCGGAGAGGTCCACAGGTTGAGCGCGGGAAATTCCTCGGTCGGCGAAATGAAACCCGCCAGGAGCCGATTCATATCCCGCTGCAACCGTTGCAGCTCCCGGAACGGATCCAACGTCCAATCGAACCGGGTCATCGGATAAACCATGTTTATTCCTCCTTTCACGCCTTCTAAATTAGCATAACCCATGCCATAAATTCGAAGACATGCAATTCATTATAAATAAACTACTTACGACTAATCATTTTTTATAAAATGTGTCATATTGTCGCTATTTGCTAGGATTTTCGAATGTTTATGAGACAAAAGATTTCACCCAAATGAACGAATTGCCGCTCGCTTTCCCGAAGCGGCGACTACAAAATGAGCTCTCAAATCGGTCCATGAAGAGAGTTCGCGTTCTGATCAACCCGAATAGTGCCCGCGGAAATGCGTTGGACGAGGTTATCCGCGCTGTCAACCGATATTGGGATACAGCGGAGTGCGAAGTCACCTTCCAGATCAGTAACAGCATTCAGGACGGCCATGTGAAGGTCCGTCGCATGGTGCAGGACGGGATTGACCTTGTTCTAGTCGTGGGCGGGGACGGCGTCATCAACACGGCCGGTTCGGAGCTGATCGGCTCCAATATCGCGCTGGGCGTCATCCCGACTGGCAGC
It contains:
- a CDS encoding efflux RND transporter permease subunit — its product is MNGSHSGVARLIEAFLRGNLSILLMLVALAAGAIALLATPREEEPQIVVPLADIFVQYPGGSAEEVERLVASRLERMLYQIDGVEYVYSMSMPGQAIITVRFFVGEDREESLIKLYNKVFQNVDKVTPGITGWVIKPVEVDDVPVVNVTLTSRRYDTFELYRIAEEVVARLQHIENTAAITIHGGEKRVVTVQLDANRLAAYGMSPGEVAAAIQASNAQLESGSFDQAGVSVKVSAGPFLKDAREVADLLVGLHDGRPVYLRDVAEVLDGPAELKTYSRFGFGPAASAGQSAAEPQPAVTIAVAKKKGSNAVHVTREVRAMIESLRGVIIPHEVEAVVTRDYGQTANEKVNSLVTSLGEAVITVIVLIALIMNWRVGLIVALAVPITYSLTLLVNYLAGYTINRVTLFALILALGLLVDDPIVAVENIYRHLKLGKQRRDEAILTAMNEVMPPLILATLAVMVAFVPMFFITGMMGPYMRPMALNVPLAMLSSMIVSLMITPWVSKVMLKGADFASHDETSGDVTRSPVYRVYSRLVRPFIESRRKARRMLTVVALLFVGSVALALGVVPLKMLPFDNKNELQLVVDMPEGTPLETTDAVVRDLEAFLRTVPEVQNFTSISGGASPMDFNGLVRHYYLRQGPHVADIRINLAHRKQRKMNSHAIALRIRPDVERIAAKWGASVKIVEVPPGPPVLATIVAEIYGRPHHRYAELIAAAEIVKKRMREERGVVDVDDYVEADQPKVVYRLDRDKAARNGVSVEAAARTLRIALGGYDAGVLHAPGEQNETPIRLQLPRALRSDVERLKTIPVKGQGGNLVQLGEIGSFETTVEDKTIFHKNLERVVYVTADTAGRGPAYPVLALKSWFKKHPLPDGIRVEWAGEGEWKITVDVFRDLGLAFAAALLGIYVLLVYETRSYALPGVIMLSIPLTMIGIMPGFWLLNVLVNRPVAGYPDPVFFTATAMIGMIALAGIVVRNGIILIDFIRLQVERGRPIADAILESGAVRLRPIVLTAGTTLLGAWPITLDPIFSGLAWSLIFGLFVSTLFTLVVIPVVYYLIYGNRPAEVAA
- a CDS encoding efflux RND transporter periplasmic adaptor subunit, whose amino-acid sequence is MKQVVIILVAAGIWVGCGRNKIQPGYVHREEGRPLPAGVPVVTVGVEQVRSRIDVVGTVSAAERVKVAARIQAQVSEVRASAGQRVERGQVLLVLDDREIREQLTAAEAQLRQAEADYDRTRRLFEARTASEQELTAAESAYRSARAQVDRIRVMLSYTEIRSPLTGVVIERHVEVGDLASPGQELMALYDPTRMRLEAAAPVRLIRFLSLGASVPVSVEHPPLSLSGVVAEIVGEIDPRSRTQIVRVDLQRPEADLLPGAFGRLWVETEPRLAIFAPASSVRRVGQLETVGLVRGDRVVDRLVRTGPSVGGRVEILAGLADGDVILAEAR
- a CDS encoding COX15/CtaA family protein, coding for MPPLAIRIIRRTYRLMNDPCRPVIRWLDVVCAMILLMVLVGGITRLTESGLSMVTWEPILGVIPPRSEAEWQMRFDQYRAYPEYQLIKKGMTLAEFKVIFFWEYLHRLLGRLIGLVYALPLIWFIARGAVRGRLAALLLLGLALGGLQGFVGWWMVKSGLDQNPYVSPLRLAIHLGLALFLLSFLWWIRLDLAKPRPRFTRTERRPLQGLARGFAALLILQIFYGALTAGLNAGYMYNTFPLMMGRVFPPGMWSMNSGFLNLFENAVTVQWIHRALGWLVLAFAIGLWLAGRRHLAPNTLARRAATAVLLLTVLQFLLGVGTLLLKVPIWLGVSHQVNAALLLLAAVTLIYATPASRHTTA
- the alaS gene encoding alanine--tRNA ligase, whose product is MTSAQIRQSFLDFFRSKGHTIVPSSSLMPDSPNLLFTNAGMNQFVPIFLGQQPCPYQPPRAADTQKCIRAGGKHNDLEDVGLDTYHHTFFEMLGNWSFGDYFKKEAIEWAWELLTEVWKFPPARLYATVYSPDKSKGDPAEFDQEAHEHWSRIFESAGLDPAVHIVTGGRKDNFWMMGETGPCGPCSEIHVDLTPGGDTRGSLVNKGSAECIEIWNLVFIQFNAEPDGSFSPLPARHVDTGMGFERVTAILQCTRQFTDFSRVVSNYETDVFRPLFDALERLSGKRYGSTLPSPGTAGATAQEKIDIAFRVIADHIRTLAFAIADGIMPGNTDRHYVLRRILRRAVRYGRSLGFHEPFFFKLAEVLADTMGDVFPEVRTQKARIQEVLRVEEEAFNRTLDRGIELFREQAGSLGRGGVLDGAFAFKLYDTYGFPLDLTELMAREQGLTVDRAGFDAEMEKQRARARAAQKKTVIEVSAVAAEAVTEFVGYERLEADARVLDVVDVKGRTAVIADRSPCYAEMGGQVGDTGRIREGGRLWRIVDTQKAGRAVLHLLDSPDAPEPGSPVTLDVDRERRAAIQRHHTATHLFHWALHEVVSRDASQKGSYVGPDKLTFDFNSAPLTPGQLSDLERLVNERIVENAPVFWREVPYADVRGRRDILQFFGEKYGETVRVVQIGGAPGSLDGFSMELCGGTHTRATGELGLFRIVSESAIAAGIRRVEAVAGLAAWQSINDDLCRLKRSAALLNVGPAELERRIESLLAHQKELEKQLKTLQARQAASRAEALLTHAQTIGGTPVIVADVGEADAETLGTMAEHLKGRWDGILVLAGSAEGTVSMVAAVPAAFGKRAPAGQLIQAIAPLVGGRGGGRPDFARGGGKNPEGLGAALAAARDWLSARLAG
- a CDS encoding Hsp20/alpha crystallin family protein codes for the protein MKRSLIPWRRESSETAVARREENPFAELHRQVNKLFEDFFGDFERSWGLAWPSSFTRLDTFAPRVDVSETEKELTVVADLPGLDEKDIQVSLDDDLLTIRGVRKDEREEKKRNYHLVERSYGEFHRSIPLPSGLDKDHAKATFKKGVLTVTLPKLPEAQSKRKTIAVESE
- a CDS encoding Hsp20/alpha crystallin family protein encodes the protein MTKQATEVQVQRAEQMRDLPVYSPATDIYETDKEIVVVMDLPGVRQDQIDITLENRVLTVSARNVAEEPAGREVVYREFGSAEYRRSFTLTEDVDRNGISARIKNGVLRLVLPKAVDAQPRRIEVRAE
- a CDS encoding Hsp20/alpha crystallin family protein yields the protein MVYPMTRFDWTLDPFRELQRLQRDMNRLLAGFISPTEEFPALNLWTSPEEAILAAEIPGVDPKDVTVSVTGDVVTIEGERKDDSSVPAESYHRREREMGKFMRSIRLPYEVEADKVQARYENGILRVVLPRKETTKPRRIAIEAA